From one Oncorhynchus keta strain PuntledgeMale-10-30-2019 chromosome 30, Oket_V2, whole genome shotgun sequence genomic stretch:
- the LOC118363662 gene encoding amyloid-beta A4 protein-like isoform X4 — MGDRMALLLLVIATTALAVEVPTDGGMGLLAEPQVAMFCGKLNMHVDVQSGKWESDPSGTKSCIGTKEGILQYCQEVYPELQITNVVEANQPVSVQNWCKKGRKQCRSHLHIVVPYRCLVGEFVSDALLVPDKCKFLHQERMDMCESHLHWHTVAKESCGDRTLNLHDYGMLLPCGIDRFRGVEFVCCPSDRETDSTEQDEDDSDVWWGGAETDYTDNSMARGAAEPAESKQQQEEEEEETEEPAPAMVEEDDDDEEGQEVLDNDQDGDGDEDEEEDDDDDDDVIDERDDSEPTTNIAMTTTTTTTTESVEEVVRVPTAAPSSPDAVDRYLETPGDDNEHAHFAKAKESLEAKHRERMSQVMREWEEAEREAKSLPRADKKAVIQRFQEKVEALEQEAASERQQLVETHMARVEALLNDHRRLALESYLTSLQAEPPRPRHVFSLLKKYVRAEQKDRQHTLKHFEHVRMVDPKKAAQIRPQVLTHLRVIEERMNQSLGLLYKVPGVADDIQDQVELLQKEQADMAQQLSNLQSDVRVSYGNDALVPDSLPDSTRATLDLLPQEEDLDLDMGLDGLGFIHPESFNQVNTDNQVEPVDARPFPDRGFPTRPVSGLKPEEIPELRMEAEERHSTGFEVHHQKLVFFAEDVGSNKGAIIGLMVGGVVIATVIVITLVMLRKKQYTSIHHGVVEVDAAVTPEERHLSKMQQNGYENPTYKFFEQMQN, encoded by the exons gTGCCGACAGATGGTGGGATGGGCCTGCTGGCAGAGCCCCAGGTGGCCATGTTCTGTGGGAAGCTCAACATGCACGTGGATGTCCAGAGTGGCAAGTGGGAGTCAGACCCTTCCGGCACCAAGAGCTGTATCGGCACCAAGGAGGGCATCCTGCAGTACTGTCAGGAG GTATACCCTGAGCTGCAGATCACCAACGTAGTGGaggccaaccagccagtcagcgtCCAGAACTGGTGCAAGAAGGGCCGCAAGCAGTGCCGCAGTCATCTGCACATCGTGGTGCCCTACCGATGCCTAG TTGGGGAGTTTGTCAGTGATGCCCTGCTGGTTCCTGATAAGTGCAAGTTCCTGCACCAGGAGCGCATGGACATGTGTGAGAGCCACCTGCACTGGCACACTGTGGCCAAAGAG TCCTGTGGAGACCGAACTTTAAATCTCCACGACTACGGGATGCTGTTGCCGTGCGGCATCGACCGTTTCAGGGGGGTGGAGTTTGTGTGCTGTCCGTCAGACAGGGAGACGGACAGCACTGAGCAGGACGAGGATGACTCGGATGTGTGGTGGGGAGGAGCCGAGACTGACTACACTgacaacag tATGGCAAGGGGGGCAGCAGAGCCAGCTGAATCCAAGCAGCaacaagaagaggaggaagaggagactgaGGAGCCGGCCCCAGCCATGGTagaggaagatgatgatgatgaggaggggCAGGAGGTACTGGACAACGACCAGGATGGAGACGGGgacgaggacgaggaggaggatgatgatgatgatgatgacgtcATTGACGAGCGCGACGATAGCGAGCCCACCACCAACATCGCCATGACTACCACGACAACTACTACCACTGAGTCTGTGGAGGAAGTGGTCAGAG tGCCCACCGCCGCCCCCAGCTCTCCCGATGCCGTGGACCGTTATCTGGAGACGCCCGGGGATGACAATGAACATGCCCACTTCGCCAAGGCCAAGGAGAGCCTGGAGGCCAAACACCGTGAGAGGATGTCCCAG GTGatgagagagtgggaggaggcaGAGCGGGAGGCCAAGAGTCTACCTCGTGCTGATAAGAAGGCTGTCAtccag CGTTTCCAGGAGAAGGTGGAGGCCCTGGAGCAGGAGGCAGCCAGTGAGAGGCAGCAGCTGGTTGAGACTCACATGGCCCGGGTTGAGGCCCTGCTCAATGACCATCGCCGCCTGGCCCTGGAGAGCTACCTGACCTCCCTGCAGGCCGAACCACCCAGG CCTCGTCATGTGTTCAGCCTATTGAAGAAGTATGTCCGTGCAGAGCAGAAGGACAGACAGCACACCCTTAAACACTTTGAGCACGTCCGCATGGTTGACCCCAAGAAGGCCGCACAGATCCGACCCCAG GTTCTGACCCACCTGCGTGTGATTGAGGAGAGGATGAACCAGTCCCTGGGTCTGCTCTACAAGGTGCCCGGAGTGGCTGACGATATCCAGGACCAAGTTG aGTTGTTGCAGAAGGAGCAGGCAGATATGGCCCAGCAGCTCTCCAACCTGCAGAGTGACGTGCGGGTGAGCTACGGAAATGACGCCCTGGTGCCTGACAGTCTTCCAGACAGCACCAGGGCTACCCTGGACCTGCTGCCCCAGGAAGAAGACCTGGACCTGGACATGGGCCTGGACGGACTGGGCTTCATCCACCCTGAGAGCTTCAACCAGGTCAACACAGATAACCAGG TTGAACCTGTGGATGCCCGCCCTTTTCCTGATAGAGGCTTTCCAACACGACCAGTGTCTGGTCTGAAGCCAGAGGAGATCCCTGAGCTcaggatggaggcagaggagaggcacagCACCGGATTCGAGGTGCACCACCAGAAACTG gtgTTCTTCGCCGAGGATGTCGGCTCTAACAAGGGCGCCATCATCGGGCTGATGGTGGGAGGTGTCGTCATAGCGACCGTCATCGTCATCACCCTGGTGATGCTGAGGAAGAAGCAGTACACGTCCATCCACCACGGAGTCGTCGAG GTGGATGCAGCAGTCACCCCTGAGGAGCGCCACCTGTCTAAGATGCAGCAGAACGGCTATGAGAACCCCACCTACAAGTTTTTTGAGCAGATGCAGAACTGA
- the LOC118363662 gene encoding amyloid-beta A4 protein-like isoform X3 translates to MGDRMALLLLVIATTALAVEVPTDGGMGLLAEPQVAMFCGKLNMHVDVQSGKWESDPSGTKSCIGTKEGILQYCQEVYPELQITNVVEANQPVSVQNWCKKGRKQCRSHLHIVVPYRCLVGEFVSDALLVPDKCKFLHQERMDMCESHLHWHTVAKESCGDRTLNLHDYGMLLPCGIDRFRGVEFVCCPSDRETDSTEQDEDDSDVWWGGAETDYTDNSMARGAAEPAESKQQQEEEEEETEEPAPAMVEEDDDDEEGQEVLDNDQDGDGDEDEEEDDDDDDDVIDERDDSEPTTNIAMTTTTTTTTESVEEVVREVCWANAETGPCRAMLARWYFDHEEGRCAQFIYGGCGGNRNNFESEEYCLSVCSNVMPTAAPSSPDAVDRYLETPGDDNEHAHFAKAKESLEAKHRERMSQVMREWEEAEREAKSLPRADKKAVIQRFQEKVEALEQEAASERQQLVETHMARVEALLNDHRRLALESYLTSLQAEPPRPRHVFSLLKKYVRAEQKDRQHTLKHFEHVRMVDPKKAAQIRPQVLTHLRVIEERMNQSLGLLYKVPGVADDIQDQVELLQKEQADMAQQLSNLQSDVRVSYGNDALVPDSLPDSTRATLDLLPQEEDLDLDMGLDGLGFIHPESFNQVNTDNQVEPVDARPFPDRGFPTRPVSGLKPEEIPELRMEAEERHSTGFEVFFAEDVGSNKGAIIGLMVGGVVIATVIVITLVMLRKKQYTSIHHGVVEVDAAVTPEERHLSKMQQNGYENPTYKFFEQMQN, encoded by the exons gTGCCGACAGATGGTGGGATGGGCCTGCTGGCAGAGCCCCAGGTGGCCATGTTCTGTGGGAAGCTCAACATGCACGTGGATGTCCAGAGTGGCAAGTGGGAGTCAGACCCTTCCGGCACCAAGAGCTGTATCGGCACCAAGGAGGGCATCCTGCAGTACTGTCAGGAG GTATACCCTGAGCTGCAGATCACCAACGTAGTGGaggccaaccagccagtcagcgtCCAGAACTGGTGCAAGAAGGGCCGCAAGCAGTGCCGCAGTCATCTGCACATCGTGGTGCCCTACCGATGCCTAG TTGGGGAGTTTGTCAGTGATGCCCTGCTGGTTCCTGATAAGTGCAAGTTCCTGCACCAGGAGCGCATGGACATGTGTGAGAGCCACCTGCACTGGCACACTGTGGCCAAAGAG TCCTGTGGAGACCGAACTTTAAATCTCCACGACTACGGGATGCTGTTGCCGTGCGGCATCGACCGTTTCAGGGGGGTGGAGTTTGTGTGCTGTCCGTCAGACAGGGAGACGGACAGCACTGAGCAGGACGAGGATGACTCGGATGTGTGGTGGGGAGGAGCCGAGACTGACTACACTgacaacag tATGGCAAGGGGGGCAGCAGAGCCAGCTGAATCCAAGCAGCaacaagaagaggaggaagaggagactgaGGAGCCGGCCCCAGCCATGGTagaggaagatgatgatgatgaggaggggCAGGAGGTACTGGACAACGACCAGGATGGAGACGGGgacgaggacgaggaggaggatgatgatgatgatgatgacgtcATTGACGAGCGCGACGATAGCGAGCCCACCACCAACATCGCCATGACTACCACGACAACTACTACCACTGAGTCTGTGGAGGAAGTGGTCAGAG AGGTGTGTTGGGCGAATGCAGAGACGGGCCCATGCCGTGCCATGCTTGCACGCTGGTACTTTGACCATGAGGAGGGCCGCTGTGCCCAGTTCATCTATGGCGGCTGCGGTGGCAACCGCAATAACTTTGAGTCTGAGGAGTACTGCCTGTCTGTATGCAGCAACGTCA tGCCCACCGCCGCCCCCAGCTCTCCCGATGCCGTGGACCGTTATCTGGAGACGCCCGGGGATGACAATGAACATGCCCACTTCGCCAAGGCCAAGGAGAGCCTGGAGGCCAAACACCGTGAGAGGATGTCCCAG GTGatgagagagtgggaggaggcaGAGCGGGAGGCCAAGAGTCTACCTCGTGCTGATAAGAAGGCTGTCAtccag CGTTTCCAGGAGAAGGTGGAGGCCCTGGAGCAGGAGGCAGCCAGTGAGAGGCAGCAGCTGGTTGAGACTCACATGGCCCGGGTTGAGGCCCTGCTCAATGACCATCGCCGCCTGGCCCTGGAGAGCTACCTGACCTCCCTGCAGGCCGAACCACCCAGG CCTCGTCATGTGTTCAGCCTATTGAAGAAGTATGTCCGTGCAGAGCAGAAGGACAGACAGCACACCCTTAAACACTTTGAGCACGTCCGCATGGTTGACCCCAAGAAGGCCGCACAGATCCGACCCCAG GTTCTGACCCACCTGCGTGTGATTGAGGAGAGGATGAACCAGTCCCTGGGTCTGCTCTACAAGGTGCCCGGAGTGGCTGACGATATCCAGGACCAAGTTG aGTTGTTGCAGAAGGAGCAGGCAGATATGGCCCAGCAGCTCTCCAACCTGCAGAGTGACGTGCGGGTGAGCTACGGAAATGACGCCCTGGTGCCTGACAGTCTTCCAGACAGCACCAGGGCTACCCTGGACCTGCTGCCCCAGGAAGAAGACCTGGACCTGGACATGGGCCTGGACGGACTGGGCTTCATCCACCCTGAGAGCTTCAACCAGGTCAACACAGATAACCAGG TTGAACCTGTGGATGCCCGCCCTTTTCCTGATAGAGGCTTTCCAACACGACCAGTGTCTGGTCTGAAGCCAGAGGAGATCCCTGAGCTcaggatggaggcagaggagaggcacagCACCGGATTCGAG gtgTTCTTCGCCGAGGATGTCGGCTCTAACAAGGGCGCCATCATCGGGCTGATGGTGGGAGGTGTCGTCATAGCGACCGTCATCGTCATCACCCTGGTGATGCTGAGGAAGAAGCAGTACACGTCCATCCACCACGGAGTCGTCGAG GTGGATGCAGCAGTCACCCCTGAGGAGCGCCACCTGTCTAAGATGCAGCAGAACGGCTATGAGAACCCCACCTACAAGTTTTTTGAGCAGATGCAGAACTGA
- the LOC118363662 gene encoding amyloid-beta A4 protein-like isoform X2: protein MGDRMALLLLVIATTALAVEVPTDGGMGLLAEPQVAMFCGKLNMHVDVQSGKWESDPSGTKSCIGTKEGILQYCQEVYPELQITNVVEANQPVSVQNWCKKGRKQCRSHLHIVVPYRCLVGEFVSDALLVPDKCKFLHQERMDMCESHLHWHTVAKESCGDRTLNLHDYGMLLPCGIDRFRGVEFVCCPSDRETDSTEQDEDDSDVWWGGAETDYTDNSMARGAAEPAESKQQQEEEEEETEEPAPAMVEEDDDDEEGQEVLDNDQDGDGDEDEEEDDDDDDDVIDERDDSEPTTNIAMTTTTTTTTESVEEVVREVCWANAETGPCRAMLARWYFDHEEGRCAQFIYGGCGGNRNNFESEEYCLSVCSNVMPTAAPSSPDAVDRYLETPGDDNEHAHFAKAKESLEAKHRERMSQVMREWEEAEREAKSLPRADKKAVIQEKVEALEQEAASERQQLVETHMARVEALLNDHRRLALESYLTSLQAEPPRPRHVFSLLKKYVRAEQKDRQHTLKHFEHVRMVDPKKAAQIRPQVLTHLRVIEERMNQSLGLLYKVPGVADDIQDQVELLQKEQADMAQQLSNLQSDVRVSYGNDALVPDSLPDSTRATLDLLPQEEDLDLDMGLDGLGFIHPESFNQVNTDNQVEPVDARPFPDRGFPTRPVSGLKPEEIPELRMEAEERHSTGFEVHHQKLVFFAEDVGSNKGAIIGLMVGGVVIATVIVITLVMLRKKQYTSIHHGVVEVDAAVTPEERHLSKMQQNGYENPTYKFFEQMQN from the exons gTGCCGACAGATGGTGGGATGGGCCTGCTGGCAGAGCCCCAGGTGGCCATGTTCTGTGGGAAGCTCAACATGCACGTGGATGTCCAGAGTGGCAAGTGGGAGTCAGACCCTTCCGGCACCAAGAGCTGTATCGGCACCAAGGAGGGCATCCTGCAGTACTGTCAGGAG GTATACCCTGAGCTGCAGATCACCAACGTAGTGGaggccaaccagccagtcagcgtCCAGAACTGGTGCAAGAAGGGCCGCAAGCAGTGCCGCAGTCATCTGCACATCGTGGTGCCCTACCGATGCCTAG TTGGGGAGTTTGTCAGTGATGCCCTGCTGGTTCCTGATAAGTGCAAGTTCCTGCACCAGGAGCGCATGGACATGTGTGAGAGCCACCTGCACTGGCACACTGTGGCCAAAGAG TCCTGTGGAGACCGAACTTTAAATCTCCACGACTACGGGATGCTGTTGCCGTGCGGCATCGACCGTTTCAGGGGGGTGGAGTTTGTGTGCTGTCCGTCAGACAGGGAGACGGACAGCACTGAGCAGGACGAGGATGACTCGGATGTGTGGTGGGGAGGAGCCGAGACTGACTACACTgacaacag tATGGCAAGGGGGGCAGCAGAGCCAGCTGAATCCAAGCAGCaacaagaagaggaggaagaggagactgaGGAGCCGGCCCCAGCCATGGTagaggaagatgatgatgatgaggaggggCAGGAGGTACTGGACAACGACCAGGATGGAGACGGGgacgaggacgaggaggaggatgatgatgatgatgatgacgtcATTGACGAGCGCGACGATAGCGAGCCCACCACCAACATCGCCATGACTACCACGACAACTACTACCACTGAGTCTGTGGAGGAAGTGGTCAGAG AGGTGTGTTGGGCGAATGCAGAGACGGGCCCATGCCGTGCCATGCTTGCACGCTGGTACTTTGACCATGAGGAGGGCCGCTGTGCCCAGTTCATCTATGGCGGCTGCGGTGGCAACCGCAATAACTTTGAGTCTGAGGAGTACTGCCTGTCTGTATGCAGCAACGTCA tGCCCACCGCCGCCCCCAGCTCTCCCGATGCCGTGGACCGTTATCTGGAGACGCCCGGGGATGACAATGAACATGCCCACTTCGCCAAGGCCAAGGAGAGCCTGGAGGCCAAACACCGTGAGAGGATGTCCCAG GTGatgagagagtgggaggaggcaGAGCGGGAGGCCAAGAGTCTACCTCGTGCTGATAAGAAGGCTGTCAtccag GAGAAGGTGGAGGCCCTGGAGCAGGAGGCAGCCAGTGAGAGGCAGCAGCTGGTTGAGACTCACATGGCCCGGGTTGAGGCCCTGCTCAATGACCATCGCCGCCTGGCCCTGGAGAGCTACCTGACCTCCCTGCAGGCCGAACCACCCAGG CCTCGTCATGTGTTCAGCCTATTGAAGAAGTATGTCCGTGCAGAGCAGAAGGACAGACAGCACACCCTTAAACACTTTGAGCACGTCCGCATGGTTGACCCCAAGAAGGCCGCACAGATCCGACCCCAG GTTCTGACCCACCTGCGTGTGATTGAGGAGAGGATGAACCAGTCCCTGGGTCTGCTCTACAAGGTGCCCGGAGTGGCTGACGATATCCAGGACCAAGTTG aGTTGTTGCAGAAGGAGCAGGCAGATATGGCCCAGCAGCTCTCCAACCTGCAGAGTGACGTGCGGGTGAGCTACGGAAATGACGCCCTGGTGCCTGACAGTCTTCCAGACAGCACCAGGGCTACCCTGGACCTGCTGCCCCAGGAAGAAGACCTGGACCTGGACATGGGCCTGGACGGACTGGGCTTCATCCACCCTGAGAGCTTCAACCAGGTCAACACAGATAACCAGG TTGAACCTGTGGATGCCCGCCCTTTTCCTGATAGAGGCTTTCCAACACGACCAGTGTCTGGTCTGAAGCCAGAGGAGATCCCTGAGCTcaggatggaggcagaggagaggcacagCACCGGATTCGAGGTGCACCACCAGAAACTG gtgTTCTTCGCCGAGGATGTCGGCTCTAACAAGGGCGCCATCATCGGGCTGATGGTGGGAGGTGTCGTCATAGCGACCGTCATCGTCATCACCCTGGTGATGCTGAGGAAGAAGCAGTACACGTCCATCCACCACGGAGTCGTCGAG GTGGATGCAGCAGTCACCCCTGAGGAGCGCCACCTGTCTAAGATGCAGCAGAACGGCTATGAGAACCCCACCTACAAGTTTTTTGAGCAGATGCAGAACTGA
- the LOC118363662 gene encoding amyloid-beta A4 protein-like isoform X1 codes for MGDRMALLLLVIATTALAVEVPTDGGMGLLAEPQVAMFCGKLNMHVDVQSGKWESDPSGTKSCIGTKEGILQYCQEVYPELQITNVVEANQPVSVQNWCKKGRKQCRSHLHIVVPYRCLVGEFVSDALLVPDKCKFLHQERMDMCESHLHWHTVAKESCGDRTLNLHDYGMLLPCGIDRFRGVEFVCCPSDRETDSTEQDEDDSDVWWGGAETDYTDNSMARGAAEPAESKQQQEEEEEETEEPAPAMVEEDDDDEEGQEVLDNDQDGDGDEDEEEDDDDDDDVIDERDDSEPTTNIAMTTTTTTTTESVEEVVREVCWANAETGPCRAMLARWYFDHEEGRCAQFIYGGCGGNRNNFESEEYCLSVCSNVMPTAAPSSPDAVDRYLETPGDDNEHAHFAKAKESLEAKHRERMSQVMREWEEAEREAKSLPRADKKAVIQRFQEKVEALEQEAASERQQLVETHMARVEALLNDHRRLALESYLTSLQAEPPRPRHVFSLLKKYVRAEQKDRQHTLKHFEHVRMVDPKKAAQIRPQVLTHLRVIEERMNQSLGLLYKVPGVADDIQDQVELLQKEQADMAQQLSNLQSDVRVSYGNDALVPDSLPDSTRATLDLLPQEEDLDLDMGLDGLGFIHPESFNQVNTDNQVEPVDARPFPDRGFPTRPVSGLKPEEIPELRMEAEERHSTGFEVHHQKLVFFAEDVGSNKGAIIGLMVGGVVIATVIVITLVMLRKKQYTSIHHGVVEVDAAVTPEERHLSKMQQNGYENPTYKFFEQMQN; via the exons gTGCCGACAGATGGTGGGATGGGCCTGCTGGCAGAGCCCCAGGTGGCCATGTTCTGTGGGAAGCTCAACATGCACGTGGATGTCCAGAGTGGCAAGTGGGAGTCAGACCCTTCCGGCACCAAGAGCTGTATCGGCACCAAGGAGGGCATCCTGCAGTACTGTCAGGAG GTATACCCTGAGCTGCAGATCACCAACGTAGTGGaggccaaccagccagtcagcgtCCAGAACTGGTGCAAGAAGGGCCGCAAGCAGTGCCGCAGTCATCTGCACATCGTGGTGCCCTACCGATGCCTAG TTGGGGAGTTTGTCAGTGATGCCCTGCTGGTTCCTGATAAGTGCAAGTTCCTGCACCAGGAGCGCATGGACATGTGTGAGAGCCACCTGCACTGGCACACTGTGGCCAAAGAG TCCTGTGGAGACCGAACTTTAAATCTCCACGACTACGGGATGCTGTTGCCGTGCGGCATCGACCGTTTCAGGGGGGTGGAGTTTGTGTGCTGTCCGTCAGACAGGGAGACGGACAGCACTGAGCAGGACGAGGATGACTCGGATGTGTGGTGGGGAGGAGCCGAGACTGACTACACTgacaacag tATGGCAAGGGGGGCAGCAGAGCCAGCTGAATCCAAGCAGCaacaagaagaggaggaagaggagactgaGGAGCCGGCCCCAGCCATGGTagaggaagatgatgatgatgaggaggggCAGGAGGTACTGGACAACGACCAGGATGGAGACGGGgacgaggacgaggaggaggatgatgatgatgatgatgacgtcATTGACGAGCGCGACGATAGCGAGCCCACCACCAACATCGCCATGACTACCACGACAACTACTACCACTGAGTCTGTGGAGGAAGTGGTCAGAG AGGTGTGTTGGGCGAATGCAGAGACGGGCCCATGCCGTGCCATGCTTGCACGCTGGTACTTTGACCATGAGGAGGGCCGCTGTGCCCAGTTCATCTATGGCGGCTGCGGTGGCAACCGCAATAACTTTGAGTCTGAGGAGTACTGCCTGTCTGTATGCAGCAACGTCA tGCCCACCGCCGCCCCCAGCTCTCCCGATGCCGTGGACCGTTATCTGGAGACGCCCGGGGATGACAATGAACATGCCCACTTCGCCAAGGCCAAGGAGAGCCTGGAGGCCAAACACCGTGAGAGGATGTCCCAG GTGatgagagagtgggaggaggcaGAGCGGGAGGCCAAGAGTCTACCTCGTGCTGATAAGAAGGCTGTCAtccag CGTTTCCAGGAGAAGGTGGAGGCCCTGGAGCAGGAGGCAGCCAGTGAGAGGCAGCAGCTGGTTGAGACTCACATGGCCCGGGTTGAGGCCCTGCTCAATGACCATCGCCGCCTGGCCCTGGAGAGCTACCTGACCTCCCTGCAGGCCGAACCACCCAGG CCTCGTCATGTGTTCAGCCTATTGAAGAAGTATGTCCGTGCAGAGCAGAAGGACAGACAGCACACCCTTAAACACTTTGAGCACGTCCGCATGGTTGACCCCAAGAAGGCCGCACAGATCCGACCCCAG GTTCTGACCCACCTGCGTGTGATTGAGGAGAGGATGAACCAGTCCCTGGGTCTGCTCTACAAGGTGCCCGGAGTGGCTGACGATATCCAGGACCAAGTTG aGTTGTTGCAGAAGGAGCAGGCAGATATGGCCCAGCAGCTCTCCAACCTGCAGAGTGACGTGCGGGTGAGCTACGGAAATGACGCCCTGGTGCCTGACAGTCTTCCAGACAGCACCAGGGCTACCCTGGACCTGCTGCCCCAGGAAGAAGACCTGGACCTGGACATGGGCCTGGACGGACTGGGCTTCATCCACCCTGAGAGCTTCAACCAGGTCAACACAGATAACCAGG TTGAACCTGTGGATGCCCGCCCTTTTCCTGATAGAGGCTTTCCAACACGACCAGTGTCTGGTCTGAAGCCAGAGGAGATCCCTGAGCTcaggatggaggcagaggagaggcacagCACCGGATTCGAGGTGCACCACCAGAAACTG gtgTTCTTCGCCGAGGATGTCGGCTCTAACAAGGGCGCCATCATCGGGCTGATGGTGGGAGGTGTCGTCATAGCGACCGTCATCGTCATCACCCTGGTGATGCTGAGGAAGAAGCAGTACACGTCCATCCACCACGGAGTCGTCGAG GTGGATGCAGCAGTCACCCCTGAGGAGCGCCACCTGTCTAAGATGCAGCAGAACGGCTATGAGAACCCCACCTACAAGTTTTTTGAGCAGATGCAGAACTGA